A window of the Gossypium arboreum isolate Shixiya-1 chromosome 2, ASM2569848v2, whole genome shotgun sequence genome harbors these coding sequences:
- the LOC108466990 gene encoding ribosome production factor 2 homolog: MELVEVGPSMDLVVRRHRLPNEGLRKEAMKTAKDQPKKKVGEMALPNKAKDVKRERREAKNKEANEHASKKQKEESE; this comes from the exons ATGGAACTCGTTGAAGTAGGCCCTTCCATGGATTTGGTGGTTCGACGTCACCGTCTACCAAACGAAGGCTTGAGGAAAGAAGCAATGAAAACTGCAAAAGATCAACCTAAGAAGAAG GTCGGAGAAATGGCTTTACCAAACAAAGCTAAAGATGTGAAGAGAGAGCGCCGTGAAGCTAAGAATAAAGAGGCAAACGAACATGCCTCGAAAAAACAGAAGGAAGAATCTGAGTAA
- the LOC108466988 gene encoding pentatricopeptide repeat-containing protein At5g14770, mitochondrial-like, with translation MIKYFTFSKKWLFLFHFHSRSSTFSSTKHPSPLRLPKTPPSFSPKPLSNPIIPSTKTHLYASLFCTLIHLYLSCGRYSHAKETFFKMRKHGVIPVLTLWNRLIYSFNASGLISEVMLLYSEMLACGVLPNIFTVNVLVHSVVKDGNLSFSLELLRSFGAKNIVDTVTYNTLIWGFCEQGLAYQGLGVLSEMVKKGITFDVISCNIIVKGFCRIGFVRYGEWVMDNLTTRGICKDVIGFNILIDGYCKIGDVNYAVELIHRMRSEGIVPDIISYNTLINGFCKKGDFFMAKSLINEILGSRRKKDSKILAGTDNRKEVDNGVVLEPDLITHTTLISAYCRQEALEEALSIYEEMVVNGILPDVVTYSSILNGFCKHGKLAEAKVLMMEMEKMGVDPNHVSYATLMDSIFKAGNSLDASALQSLMVVRGIVFDVVVYTTLMDGHFKAGKSDEAETIFITLLKNKMVPNTTTYSALIDGRCKLGDINGAESALEEMKEKDVVPNVVTYSSIVNCYIRKEMLDEAVNLMRKMFAR, from the exons ATGATAAAATATTTCACCTTCTCTAAAAAATGGCTCTTTCTCTTCCATTTTCACTCAAGATCTTCCACTTTCTCATCAACCAAGCACCCTTCGCCCCTTAGACTCCCCAAAACTCCACCATCCTTTTCTCCAAAACCCCTTTCCAATCCAATAATCCCCTCAACCAAGACCCATCTCTACGCCTCACTTTTCTGCACTCTTATCCACCTATATTTAAGCTGTGGAAGATATTCACATGCCAAGGAAACATTTTTCAAGATGAGGAAACATGGTGTTATTCCCGTTTTGACCCTGTGGAATCGCCTTATTTATAGTTTCAATGCATCTGGTTTGATTTCTGAGGTAATGCTACTTTACTCTGAGATGCTAGCTTGTGGGGTTTTGCCTAATATTTTCACCGTAAATGTTTTGGTTCATTCTGTTGTCAAAGATGGTAATTTGAGCTTTAGCTTGGAATTGCTTAGAAGTTTTGGCGCCAAGAACATTGTTGATACTGTTACTTATAATACTTTGATTTGGGGATTTTGTGAGCAAGGTTTAGCTTATCAAGGTTTAGGGGTTTTGTCTGAAATGGTCAAAAAAGGTATAACTTTTGATGTTATTTCTTGTAATATAATTGTTAAGGGATTTTGTAGAATTGGATTTGTTAGATATGGAGAGTGGGTTATGGATAATTTGACTACACGTGGGATCTGTAAGGATGTTATAGGGTTTAACATATTGATTGATGGATATTGTAAGATTGGAGACGTGAATTATGCAGTCGAATTGATCCACAGGATGAGAAGTGAAGGTATAGTTCCTGATATCATTAGTTATAATACCTTGATAAATGGATTTTGCAAAAAAGGTGATTTCTTTATGGCCAAAAGTTTAATCAATGAGATTTTGGGGTCTCGTAGGAAGAAAGATTCTAAGATTTTGGCTGGTACTGATAACCGAAAGGAGGTAGATAATGGTGTGGTATTGGAGCCAGACCTTATTACACACACTACACTTATAAGTGCCTATTGTAGGCAAGAAGCTCTTGAGGAGGCACTTTCTATATATGAAGAAATGGTTGTGAATGGTATTTTGCCCGATGTGGTTACTTATAGTTCAATCTTAAATGGCTTCTGCAAGCATGGGAAGTTAGCTGAGGCAAAAGTGCTTATGATGGAGATGGAGAAGATGGGTGTGGATCCCAATCATGTCTCCTATGCTACTCTTATGGACTCGATATTCAAAGCTGGGAATTCTTTGGATGCTTCTGCCCTTCAAAGTCTAATGGTTGTTCGTGGGATTGTCTTTGACGTTGTTGTGTACACTACACTGATGGATGGACATTTTAAGGCTGGGAAGTCCGACGAGGCGGAGACCATTTTTATTACTCTTTTAAAGAACAAAATGGTGCCTAATACGACCACCTATTCAGCATTGATTGATGGTCGTTGCAAGTTGGGAGACATAAATGGTGCAGAATCTGCATtggaagaaatgaaagaaaaagatgttGTCCCTAATGTCGTGACTTATTCTTCTATCGTAAACTGCTATATCAGGAAAGAAATGCTTGATGAAGCTGTTAACTTGATGCGGAAGATG TTTGCGCGATGA